A DNA window from Nitrospira sp. contains the following coding sequences:
- a CDS encoding hypothetical protein (Evidence 4 : Unknown function but conserved in other organisms; MaGe:77308417) — MDLEVGSNLYRNTDGTIEVEGVPLIQVGQHPSTGSILLSFALFDQTGKMLVKLVDSTIMFNERRAYDVSKTPKTVTLKESASGKVLLQFDVKAPNVVVFSKGEFPTMKGHSLEVSSKEWKIDKLRASGTTQDVNGGAVKLG, encoded by the coding sequence ATGGATCTTGAAGTCGGATCGAATCTCTATCGCAATACGGATGGCACGATTGAAGTCGAAGGCGTGCCGCTTATCCAAGTCGGGCAGCATCCGTCGACCGGATCCATCTTGCTGAGTTTCGCGCTGTTCGACCAGACGGGGAAGATGCTCGTGAAGCTGGTCGATAGCACGATCATGTTTAACGAGCGGCGTGCCTACGATGTGAGCAAAACGCCCAAGACCGTGACGTTGAAAGAGTCGGCTTCGGGAAAAGTGTTATTGCAGTTCGACGTGAAGGCGCCGAATGTGGTGGTGTTTTCAAAGGGAGAGTTTCCCACAATGAAAGGCCACAGCTTGGAAGTCTCGTCGAAGGAATGGAAAATCGACAAGCTACGCGCCAGCGGCACGACGCAGGATGTGAACGGCGGCGCGGTCAAGCTCGGCTAG
- a CDS encoding hypothetical protein (Evidence 4 : Unknown function but conserved in other organisms; MaGe:77308418), translated as MLSTMKVFAWWFIVGATMALSVLMLQGGIRDVMQAQGSVWTLKLAELLTTIIGGGLLGGCIALILDRIKKS; from the coding sequence GTGCTGAGTACGATGAAAGTTTTTGCATGGTGGTTTATTGTCGGAGCGACGATGGCGCTCTCGGTGCTGATGCTGCAAGGCGGCATTCGCGATGTCATGCAGGCCCAGGGGTCGGTCTGGACGCTAAAGCTGGCAGAACTGCTCACCACCATTATTGGCGGCGGTCTCCTTGGAGGCTGCATCGCCTTGATTCTCGATCGCATCAAAAAATCATAA
- a CDS encoding MG(2+) CHELATASE FAMILY PROTEIN / ComM-related protein (MaGe:77308419), with protein sequence MLAKVASAALVGLEAHLVDVEVDISGGLPQFSVVGLPDATVRESRDRVRAALKNTGFHFPAKRITVNLAPAGIKKEGSGLDLAIAIGILVAEEVIPQEALDRRVLLGELSLDGRIKPITGALSFGLACRKTYDLLLPAANGAEAALVDGVQVYPLHTLPEAVEFLSGRQGLAACVSNVSHLEALRPADDDDYAEVRGQDHAKRALEVAAAGGHNLLMVGPPGSGKTMLARRLPSILPIMELDEAIETARVHSVAGQLTPDRPLLMVRPFRAPHHSISDAGLVGGGAVPKPGEVSLAHNGVLFLDESPEFKRPVLEGLRQPLEDGQVTLTRASGTIRYPARFMLIAAMNPCPCGYYGDRSRPCVCTGPQIRRYRAKLSGPLLDRLDLHLEVPPVPIRELRHEQPPAESSAAIRARVLAARARQQARYRDQGIYTNAQLKPRLVKRYCGLAAGPQELLEQAMARLNLSARAHGRIVRVARTIADLAGSDKIEAIHVAEAIQYRALDRAIEV encoded by the coding sequence ATGCTGGCCAAGGTCGCGAGTGCTGCGCTCGTGGGGCTGGAGGCTCATCTTGTCGACGTCGAAGTCGACATTTCCGGAGGGCTTCCTCAATTCTCCGTGGTGGGGTTGCCGGATGCGACGGTCAGAGAAAGCCGGGATCGCGTCCGTGCCGCGCTGAAGAACACCGGATTTCATTTTCCCGCCAAACGTATTACCGTCAATCTCGCTCCCGCGGGCATCAAGAAAGAAGGGTCAGGGCTCGATCTGGCCATTGCCATTGGGATTCTCGTTGCGGAAGAAGTCATTCCGCAGGAGGCGCTGGATCGGCGAGTCCTATTGGGAGAACTCTCGCTGGACGGGCGCATCAAGCCCATCACCGGCGCGTTATCGTTCGGATTGGCCTGCCGAAAAACGTATGACTTGCTTTTGCCCGCCGCGAACGGGGCAGAAGCGGCGCTTGTTGACGGCGTGCAGGTCTATCCGCTGCACACGTTGCCGGAAGCCGTCGAGTTTCTGAGTGGAAGGCAGGGGCTCGCGGCCTGCGTGTCGAATGTGAGCCATCTTGAAGCGTTACGGCCGGCGGACGATGACGATTATGCCGAAGTGCGCGGACAGGATCACGCGAAGCGGGCGTTGGAAGTGGCGGCGGCCGGCGGCCACAATCTTCTGATGGTGGGGCCGCCGGGATCGGGCAAGACGATGCTGGCGCGACGGCTGCCGTCGATCCTGCCGATCATGGAGCTGGATGAAGCGATTGAAACGGCCAGAGTGCATAGCGTTGCGGGACAGCTGACGCCGGATCGCCCCTTGCTGATGGTCCGGCCCTTTCGCGCTCCGCATCATAGTATTTCAGATGCCGGCCTCGTCGGCGGCGGGGCGGTTCCGAAACCGGGCGAGGTGTCGCTTGCGCACAACGGCGTGCTTTTTCTGGACGAGTCGCCGGAGTTCAAGCGGCCTGTGCTGGAAGGATTGCGGCAACCGCTCGAAGACGGCCAGGTGACGCTGACCAGGGCCAGCGGAACGATCCGGTATCCGGCCCGGTTTATGTTGATTGCCGCGATGAATCCTTGTCCCTGCGGGTATTATGGCGACCGCTCCCGACCCTGCGTCTGTACGGGGCCGCAGATTCGCCGCTATCGCGCCAAACTGTCGGGCCCCTTGCTCGACCGGCTGGACCTGCATTTGGAGGTGCCGCCGGTGCCGATTCGAGAGTTGCGCCATGAACAGCCTCCGGCAGAAAGCTCCGCCGCCATTCGCGCCCGAGTGCTGGCGGCGCGGGCGCGGCAACAGGCGCGGTATCGGGATCAGGGGATTTACACGAACGCCCAGTTGAAGCCCAGACTCGTGAAGCGGTATTGTGGGCTCGCGGCTGGACCTCAAGAGTTGCTGGAACAGGCTATGGCCAGGCTCAATCTGTCGGCTCGCGCGCATGGGCGGATTGTGCGGGTGGCCAGAACCATTGCTGATTTGGCCGGCTCTGATAAGATTGAGGCCATTCATGTGGCGGAAGCCATTCAGTATCGGGCGCTTGACCGGGCCATTGAGGTGTGA
- a CDS encoding hypothetical protein (Evidence 5 : Unknown function; MaGe:77308420) — MAVLATLQDADVLPPENTPEANHIIRFVIQFQSVFTKSDDPVVQAFVRQAFAPADEARALDIVRSLRTTGWTAEFLERLSDEEARRSTEEIQQLAHGFAPFNLSVADFHRFMQLVRDARQAFRTRGLEFQQIFSSRRKEMPGAGTS, encoded by the coding sequence ATGGCAGTGCTCGCCACCTTGCAGGATGCGGACGTCCTGCCGCCAGAAAACACGCCGGAAGCGAATCACATTATCCGGTTCGTCATCCAGTTTCAGTCAGTCTTCACCAAAAGCGACGACCCAGTGGTGCAGGCGTTTGTCCGGCAGGCGTTCGCCCCGGCGGATGAGGCCAGAGCCTTGGATATCGTCAGAAGTCTTCGCACAACTGGATGGACCGCCGAATTCCTGGAACGGTTGTCCGATGAAGAAGCGCGGCGCTCGACTGAAGAAATTCAACAACTCGCTCATGGGTTCGCGCCGTTTAATCTGTCGGTCGCGGATTTTCACCGGTTCATGCAGTTGGTGAGGGACGCCCGGCAGGCCTTTCGCACACGCGGTCTCGAGTTCCAGCAGATATTTTCATCACGCAGAAAGGAGATGCCAGGGGCAGGAACCAGTTAG
- a CDS encoding Putative Regulator protein, AsnC family (Evidence 3 : Putative function from multiple computational evidences; MaGe:77308421) has product MATRAYILIKVKAGKTKDVVQALKRISGVEQAHSCFGRPDIFVFINVQDERTLSDVVITKVHAIEGVEETDTHIVADA; this is encoded by the coding sequence ATGGCAACACGCGCGTACATCCTAATCAAGGTCAAAGCCGGGAAGACCAAGGACGTGGTCCAGGCGCTCAAGAGAATTTCCGGAGTGGAACAGGCCCACTCCTGCTTCGGCCGGCCGGATATTTTCGTCTTTATTAACGTGCAAGACGAGCGAACGCTGTCCGACGTTGTCATTACCAAAGTCCATGCCATTGAAGGCGTCGAAGAAACCGATACCCACATCGTCGCGGATGCCTAA